A window of Zavarzinella sp. contains these coding sequences:
- a CDS encoding IS630 family transposase, with protein sequence MPGHGWTIRKLCNWIGCQFQRYVSRNTVRRILQLAGLSWKKCKKLFGKGDPEKRAEYLKQFADMYQQMCRGDIVIIYIDESHFHRDMDLGYTWWHKGESAWRVSDCPPLSDRINWYGAYNFSAGACLIWNEGKCNKENTAEFLHRVNDWVERQGRRVVVIWDGAPWHKAKFVRTKASELDIEIVVLPSYSPDFNPIEGLWKWMREEVTQHCCFATLRDLFDACKGFIDTLNETPDEIIKRLWPRFEVDPQAEKLRFSI encoded by the coding sequence TTGCCAGGCCACGGATGGACGATCAGGAAGTTGTGCAATTGGATCGGTTGTCAATTCCAGCGGTATGTATCTCGGAATACCGTGCGGCGGATCCTGCAATTAGCGGGATTGAGCTGGAAGAAATGCAAGAAACTGTTCGGCAAAGGGGACCCTGAAAAGCGGGCCGAATACCTGAAACAGTTCGCGGACATGTACCAGCAAATGTGTCGCGGCGATATCGTGATCATTTATATTGATGAATCCCATTTTCATCGTGATATGGACTTGGGCTATACTTGGTGGCACAAGGGAGAATCGGCTTGGCGAGTGAGTGATTGCCCTCCGCTGTCCGATCGCATCAACTGGTATGGTGCTTACAATTTCAGTGCCGGTGCATGTTTGATCTGGAACGAAGGCAAATGCAACAAGGAAAACACGGCTGAATTTTTGCACCGAGTGAACGATTGGGTAGAAAGACAAGGTCGACGTGTTGTGGTAATTTGGGATGGAGCACCTTGGCACAAGGCGAAGTTCGTTCGAACCAAAGCCAGCGAGTTGGACATCGAAATAGTAGTTTTGCCCAGTTATAGTCCCGATTTCAATCCCATTGAAGGGTTATGGAAATGGATGCGTGAAGAGGTCACGCAACATTGTTGTTTTGCAACCTTGCGTGATTTGTTCGACGCTTGCAAAGGATTCATCGATACATTGAATGAAACTCCGGATGAAATAATTAAAAGACTGTGGCCAAGATTTGAAGTCGATCCTCAAGCGGAAAAACTCCGATTTTCAATCTGA
- a CDS encoding PDZ domain-containing protein, producing MMTTILVATAMTLGAPAIKPKNTETGPGYLGVQFISEPDGMRVSTIQPGGPAQKAGLLPNDLITRFDRVELKGMENDAIIKVVAETPIGRTVEVELLRGSEKMTVKVKVAGRPADFETLRQPRQELVPIP from the coding sequence ATGATGACCACGATTTTAGTTGCGACCGCAATGACGCTCGGTGCACCTGCCATAAAACCTAAAAACACCGAAACCGGGCCAGGTTACCTGGGGGTACAGTTCATTTCCGAACCCGATGGGATGCGGGTTTCTACCATCCAGCCAGGTGGGCCTGCACAGAAAGCAGGTTTGCTGCCCAACGATCTGATTACCAGATTCGACCGGGTGGAACTGAAAGGAATGGAAAACGATGCCATCATTAAAGTGGTGGCGGAAACTCCCATCGGCCGCACGGTGGAAGTAGAATTGCTGCGGGGTTCTGAAAAAATGACCGTCAAAGTGAAAGTAGCTGGGCGACCGGCAGATTTTGAAACCCTTCGGCAGCCACGTCAGGAATTAGTACCCATCCCCTGA
- the purD gene encoding phosphoribosylamine--glycine ligase, whose translation MNVLVIGKGGREHALVWKLSQSPRVEKVFCAPGNAGTGIDGINVPIDTNEFQKLARFAKKEKVGLTVVGPEDPLVGGIVDFFRKEGLRIFGPTQEAARVEGSKVFCKQLMRHADVPTADFKVFDHPDAAKYWIDTRDYPVVVKADGLAAGKGVVVCKTNAEAKQAIDRIMVKEEFGSVAGRQVVVEKRLEGEELSVLALVGGRGILCLPPSQDHKPALDGDLGPNTGGMGAYCPAPIGTPELMANIEKEVFVPFVHAMKRKRFPFNGLLYGGFMLTNQGFRTLEFNARFGDPETQPLLMRLKSDLLDLLEAVVDETLDTLDESKVVWDPRPAVCVVLASGGYPGRYDNGKPITGLDAAAQIPDVKVFHAGTRSDSGRTLTDGGRVLGVTALGDTLADAKARAYEAVAKIKFKGMQFRTDIADKALKKE comes from the coding sequence ATGAACGTATTAGTGATTGGAAAGGGTGGGCGGGAACACGCTCTGGTCTGGAAGCTGTCGCAATCCCCTCGCGTCGAAAAAGTATTCTGTGCACCCGGTAATGCTGGCACCGGCATCGATGGGATTAATGTGCCCATTGATACGAACGAATTTCAAAAACTGGCCCGCTTCGCCAAAAAAGAAAAAGTCGGCCTGACGGTCGTTGGTCCGGAAGACCCATTGGTCGGTGGGATCGTCGACTTTTTCCGGAAGGAAGGTCTGCGGATCTTTGGCCCCACTCAGGAAGCTGCCCGCGTGGAAGGCAGCAAAGTCTTCTGCAAGCAGTTAATGCGTCATGCGGATGTGCCCACCGCCGATTTCAAAGTGTTCGACCACCCCGATGCCGCCAAGTACTGGATTGATACCCGCGATTATCCCGTGGTGGTGAAAGCAGACGGCCTTGCTGCCGGCAAAGGCGTGGTGGTGTGCAAAACCAATGCGGAAGCGAAGCAGGCCATTGATCGCATCATGGTCAAGGAAGAGTTTGGCAGTGTTGCAGGCCGCCAGGTGGTGGTGGAAAAACGACTGGAAGGGGAAGAACTGAGTGTTCTCGCGTTGGTTGGTGGGCGTGGCATTCTTTGCCTCCCACCCAGCCAGGATCATAAGCCGGCGCTTGATGGCGACCTTGGCCCCAATACCGGTGGCATGGGTGCGTATTGCCCCGCACCAATCGGCACGCCGGAATTGATGGCGAACATCGAAAAAGAAGTGTTTGTACCGTTTGTTCACGCGATGAAGCGGAAGCGATTTCCGTTTAACGGCCTGCTGTACGGTGGGTTCATGCTGACGAATCAGGGCTTTCGCACGCTTGAATTTAACGCCCGCTTTGGCGATCCGGAAACCCAGCCACTATTGATGCGGTTGAAATCGGATCTGCTCGACCTGCTGGAAGCGGTCGTGGATGAAACGCTGGATACCCTTGATGAATCGAAGGTGGTGTGGGATCCCCGCCCAGCAGTGTGCGTGGTGCTTGCCAGTGGGGGCTATCCCGGCCGATACGATAATGGCAAACCGATTACGGGGCTGGATGCTGCCGCCCAGATTCCCGATGTAAAAGTATTCCATGCAGGCACACGCAGCGATTCTGGCCGCACACTGACGGATGGTGGGCGGGTTCTGGGGGTGACCGCTCTGGGTGATACGCTGGCCGAT
- the nhaA gene encoding Na+/H+ antiporter NhaA, which produces MAEKPRKNPKNPIDAKLPETTMNRLLGPVQRFMHVQAASGIVLLICTVTALVLANSPYAKTFISIWKTPIEFSIGSFHIADTVGHLLINDGLMTIFFFVVGLEVKREIIAGELRDPRKALLPIVAALGGMVGPALVYLAFQYGEPGERGWAIPMATDIAFVVGFLALFGKRVPFGLKIFLLSLAIVDDIGAVLVIATVYTNKIAMSWLLVAAIGFVVTYSLNLLGVRRVPAYIVVGAVIWLAFLKAGIHPTVAGVMLGLMTPSSAWLGDKTFSAVIEEAWTRMRGGDYTQTKSYEEMERIGFALRESVSPLTRLETILHPWVAFGIMPLFALSNAGVTFNFSLLKEPVAIAVAAGLVLGKPLGIILTAFIAVKLGLTRLPANVNWLMMISAGCLAGIGFTMSLFINGLAFNPAEFPSFQSAGKIGTMTGSLISSLLGGTLLVVSIYLIKKKAPAAKTEND; this is translated from the coding sequence ATGGCAGAAAAACCACGCAAGAACCCCAAAAATCCCATCGATGCGAAACTGCCCGAAACCACGATGAATCGATTGCTGGGGCCGGTGCAGCGGTTTATGCACGTCCAGGCTGCCAGCGGAATCGTCCTTCTGATCTGTACCGTTACTGCACTGGTGCTGGCTAATTCGCCGTATGCAAAAACTTTCATCTCGATATGGAAAACACCGATTGAATTTTCCATCGGCTCATTTCACATTGCGGATACTGTTGGCCACCTGTTAATTAATGATGGCTTAATGACCATCTTCTTCTTTGTGGTGGGCCTCGAGGTCAAACGGGAAATTATTGCCGGCGAACTTCGTGACCCACGAAAGGCACTGCTGCCCATTGTTGCGGCCCTGGGTGGGATGGTGGGGCCCGCACTGGTTTATCTGGCATTCCAATATGGCGAGCCAGGCGAACGCGGCTGGGCAATTCCGATGGCCACCGATATCGCTTTTGTGGTTGGGTTTCTGGCTTTATTCGGTAAGCGGGTGCCGTTCGGCCTGAAGATCTTTCTGCTGTCACTGGCGATCGTCGACGACATCGGTGCGGTGCTGGTGATAGCCACCGTCTATACCAATAAAATCGCAATGAGCTGGCTGCTGGTTGCTGCTATTGGCTTTGTAGTCACGTATTCACTGAATCTGTTGGGCGTTCGGCGTGTGCCCGCCTATATTGTGGTGGGTGCTGTGATCTGGCTGGCATTTCTGAAAGCAGGCATCCACCCCACTGTGGCCGGGGTGATGCTGGGTTTAATGACCCCATCCAGTGCCTGGCTTGGAGATAAAACTTTTTCCGCAGTGATCGAGGAAGCATGGACCCGCATGCGTGGGGGAGATTACACGCAGACAAAATCCTATGAAGAAATGGAGCGGATTGGTTTTGCACTTCGCGAGTCGGTTTCTCCGCTGACGCGGTTGGAAACCATCCTGCATCCGTGGGTCGCATTTGGCATTATGCCTTTGTTTGCGTTATCGAATGCCGGAGTGACATTCAACTTCAGTCTGCTAAAGGAACCCGTGGCCATTGCCGTGGCGGCAGGACTGGTGCTTGGCAAACCTCTGGGAATTATCCTGACGGCATTTATTGCTGTGAAACTTGGCCTGACCAGACTGCCAGCAAATGTGAACTGGCTGATGATGATCAGTGCAGGCTGTCTGGCTGGGATTGGCTTTACAATGTCGCTGTTTATTAACGGTTTAGCGTTCAATCCAGCCGAATTCCCATCATTTCAAAGTGCAGGGAAAATTGGCACGATGACTGGTTCGCTGATCAGCTCTCTTTTAGGCGGGACCTTATTGGTGGTTTCAATCTATCTGATTAAAAAGAAAGCCCCTGCAGCCAAAACAGAAAATGACTGA
- a CDS encoding HEAT repeat domain-containing protein, translated as MFRWFRRQLAAPRLAGQTAGEWYVLHRSSYKLDTTVWDLLAQAVLEITSREGSGTTPTCLIDVLVTDATEVARCVAAIQLSTDPSPEAETALIAALQDESELVRRTAAESLFRLGSVRGLAAVVGGSRHGHAVRTHAAFKLANLNSGEAKEALPALMVLLQYQDINWRTHLAAVAALKKIGDAAIPALVNGLHKGSPQMRKYAAIALKEMGKTPDLLPMIDEVIRKAGLSGIDEDSEMIGH; from the coding sequence ATGTTTCGATGGTTCCGTCGACAGTTGGCAGCCCCACGCTTGGCTGGTCAAACCGCAGGTGAGTGGTATGTATTGCACCGTTCGTCATACAAACTGGACACGACTGTTTGGGACTTACTGGCACAGGCGGTTTTAGAGATTACTTCGCGCGAAGGTTCTGGAACAACACCTACCTGCCTTATTGATGTTCTTGTCACAGATGCCACCGAAGTCGCGCGATGTGTAGCAGCAATTCAGTTGAGTACGGACCCTTCGCCAGAAGCTGAGACAGCACTTATCGCTGCACTTCAGGATGAATCGGAACTTGTGCGACGCACCGCAGCCGAGTCACTGTTCCGGCTCGGATCAGTACGCGGTTTGGCTGCGGTAGTTGGCGGATCCCGACATGGGCATGCTGTCCGAACACATGCAGCGTTCAAGCTGGCAAATTTGAATTCAGGCGAGGCAAAGGAAGCACTGCCCGCCTTGATGGTTCTGTTGCAGTACCAGGACATTAATTGGCGAACGCACCTAGCTGCAGTCGCGGCATTGAAAAAGATCGGCGATGCAGCGATACCAGCCCTGGTGAATGGACTTCACAAGGGTTCGCCTCAGATGCGAAAGTATGCAGCGATCGCGCTCAAGGAGATGGGCAAGACGCCTGACCTACTACCAATGATCGACGAAGTGATTCGCAAGGCGGGATTGTCAGGCATTGATGAAGATTCTGAAATGATCGGGCACTGA
- a CDS encoding AAA family ATPase, translating into MAKKRKSTPGPYLKVMEILRDRITDPDSFPFSLPAIRSLTKLEFHPKVTFLVGENGSGKSTILEAIAIDCGLNPEGGSRNFNFATRASHSSLDQYIRIGKTIANPGDSYFLRAESFFNVSTEIERLDEEPGSGRIIDAYGGKSLHEQSHGESFYALFENRFRENGLYLLDEPEAALSPKRQLEFLALLHAYLIHGGQFVIATHSPIIMAYPEARIYLLDKEGIREVAYTETEHYLITRGFLKDPQSTMKVLFEKQEKPVTDEHESDNEH; encoded by the coding sequence ATGGCAAAAAAGCGGAAATCTACCCCTGGGCCCTACCTAAAGGTGATGGAAATTCTCCGCGATCGCATCACCGATCCAGACAGTTTCCCTTTCAGCCTGCCCGCAATCAGGTCGCTGACAAAACTGGAATTTCATCCCAAAGTAACCTTTCTGGTGGGGGAGAATGGTTCTGGTAAATCGACAATTCTGGAAGCGATCGCCATTGACTGTGGGCTGAATCCGGAAGGTGGTAGCCGCAACTTCAACTTTGCCACGCGGGCATCCCACTCGTCGCTCGATCAATACATCCGCATTGGGAAGACAATTGCCAATCCTGGAGATAGCTACTTTCTGCGGGCAGAAAGCTTCTTTAATGTAAGTACCGAAATTGAACGGCTTGATGAGGAACCGGGTAGCGGTAGGATTATCGATGCATACGGTGGCAAATCGCTCCATGAACAGTCGCACGGGGAATCGTTTTATGCACTGTTTGAGAACCGGTTTCGAGAAAATGGCTTATACCTGCTGGACGAGCCAGAAGCCGCACTTTCGCCAAAGCGACAATTGGAATTTCTTGCATTACTTCATGCCTACCTCATTCATGGTGGGCAGTTTGTGATTGCAACCCACTCGCCAATTATCATGGCCTATCCCGAAGCCCGCATTTACCTGTTGGACAAGGAAGGCATTCGTGAAGTCGCCTACACCGAAACCGAGCACTATTTGATTACACGTGGTTTTCTGAAAGATCCCCAGAGTACGATGAAAGTTCTGTTCGAAAAGCAGGAGAAGCCCGTAACGGATGAACACGAATCGGACAACGAACACTGA
- a CDS encoding DUF1499 domain-containing protein: MSVLRWFTHNVADTAAGTHADLQPVVVHVPPAELVTTIVAQVGAMPRWHVESSTEQQIHLTRRTRLFRFIDDIFLTISHHESGALVHFRSKSRLGKGDLGQNRRNILQLIAHLKPILLEK; the protein is encoded by the coding sequence ATGAGTGTGTTACGCTGGTTTACCCACAATGTTGCCGACACTGCCGCGGGCACCCATGCCGATCTGCAGCCAGTGGTGGTGCACGTGCCGCCAGCCGAGCTGGTAACAACAATCGTCGCTCAAGTGGGTGCGATGCCGCGTTGGCACGTCGAAAGCAGCACGGAACAGCAGATCCACCTGACGCGCAGAACAAGGCTGTTTCGTTTCATTGATGATATTTTTTTAACAATTAGCCACCACGAGTCGGGGGCACTTGTCCATTTCCGAAGTAAATCCCGTCTGGGGAAAGGCGACCTCGGCCAGAATCGGCGCAACATCCTGCAATTGATTGCCCACCTGAAACCCATATTACTAGAGAAATGA